The stretch of DNA aacacatgaaGCACCTTGTTGTGTTTTTGATAAAGAAAATGTCTCACACCCATCCTTATCAAAAGCAAAAGAGAAACAGatagagattttattttattttttaatttcaagcCACTTGTCACAATCCAATTGTTGAAACAACGAGTCACATCAATTAATTATGGTAATTTGATAAAATGAATGCATACCATTTAAGTGTTATTGCAATTTCAAAGACAGAATTTGGGGTTGTTGAACAGTGAGTGAATAATCAGTGACACCCCTGTTGTTGTGTACCTCcaagtttgtttttttaatgGAATCCTCAAAGTCTTTTTCAGTTGATGAACAAAGCAGAAGACCCCACCATGATTAATCTTTGATTTAATGTAGAACTTTGGTGCAAAATGGCATTGGTGAAGCATATGGTGAGGGTCCCATGAACAAAGAAAAAGGCCAAATTTCTAGAACTAAAGTGCAAAAGCTCTTCCCCTTAAGTGGGCGACCGTTGATATCATGCAAGGAAAGCCTCTCATGTTCTAGACTCACATAAAAAATCATCAATGCATTTCCTTCGCAGCATTTTTTATGATCAAAATGAGacttttttactttctttaaCATAAAAGAATGACAGAGAGAGAAACACAAACACCAACACTGTTACGTGTTGATTATTATGCAGTTGCAGCAGCTCTGAGACAAAGCCTCATGCGTAAGGTTTTTCAGGACAATAACATGAATCTACTTGCTGAGTAACAATACAATGAGAAATTGTGTTAcatgaaatttaagaaaaaataaagaatggaGAAATGGAAGATGAGGACAGAATTGTAGTGAGTGAAAGTCGTAGGTGGGGACAGTGGTAGTGAGAAAGAGAAGTGTGGagcagaaaaaagaagaaaaaagtcaTAAGCAGCATACCCCACTTCCAACTGCAAAATGCATACAAATCTTCTCTCATTGGTCTGTCAGAGCCAGTCGCGCGGGGTTGCTGCCAATCCCTTCCATTTCCATACCTTATCCTTTCACTCTCCTTCCCCACAAAATATCCTTCCAACAATTACAATAAATGTGTAGTGTATGAATACCACCAAAGTTGTAACTAATATATACTCATAATATACATACTCCAAATACACACAACAGAATCATAAACCAGACACCACAACACTACTACTACATCACCTctagatttttgttttcttcgctattttctccttttcctttcACACCATCCTTCCCTTTCTTTAAACAAgctagtttttttctttctcatctcCAACACGGTGGGTGTCCTTCATCCTGGATTGGAGTCACAGAGATAGCACATTCCGCTTTGACTTTTGAGGCTAACTAACTCTCTGAGGACCTAAGACAGGTATGTGAAGCCACAACAACGTGATCCTCTTTGTGTTTTTAATCAGAGTCTTTCTTTgtgttttagttttgttttgtttcctgTTTGTCTCTGAATTTCTGTTTTCTGtggtttggttttggttttggttttagTTTTGGTTTCACTGTTTCTCTCCGTGGATTCTTGTGGTAGTTTTTTGGGCCGAGAGCAGCATAGAGAAGCTCATAGCTTTATTAGAATCTGGTCAAATCTGGCACTACCCTTTATTCTTATAGATAGTTTCTAAGTTTTGGCCGGTTCTAGGTAATTTAGTATCTCACTAGAAAGTGGAAAGTTTCAATTTTGAAACTGGAGTTCTGGTTCTTGGGAATTCGTTTTCCTCTGCTTGAGTTGTGTGGACCTTGATTCTCAATTCTGTGTTTGTCGGCTCTCAGGTGTAAAAGTCAGGTTTGAACTAGGTTGATGTTTCTGAGTTGACCTCTTTCCCGTGAGTTAACAACTCACGACAACGCTCAAGAGCAATTCAAATTGAAGCTTCCTACTTCTCTTTCACATTTGGGGCTTGATTGTTGCCTTTCTttgcttttttgttttttcttttatagaaaATCTGTCTATTTTCGATCTGCTTAAGCCTGGCAAGGTTGTAACTGTTACTTTTTTCAAGGTGAGTTTAGTTGTCTTGGTCATGGAACAATAATTTTTGTGTTCTTCCTGGTTTTGCTAATTCTATCTAATTTCTGGCTGAGTATTGGGTTTAAGTTAACATAATCATTTGTGGTTTTACTCTGATGTTTTTGTATAGGGTGACTTGATTTTGTACAAGTTTTTTGTGTTCTGTCAGGTTCCCAAATCACTGATATCATGGAATCCCCCCAGTCTGTCGTGTCACCATTCAAGAACTCTGTCTTGGGTGAAGCTGAGATGTACAAGTCTGATATTTACACGCAAAGCTCGGGTCCTTTCTCTAAGGACATTGAAGTCAATGGAAAGGAAGCTATCAGGTCCAATTCAGAGGATTTCATTGGTGCTGTTGATGTTTACATTCATCAGGCCAGGGACATTCATAACATCTGCATATACCACAAGCAAGATGTTTATGCTAAGATTAGCTTGACTAGTAATCCCGAGAACACCGTCTCTACCAAGACCATCAATGGAGGAGGAAGAAACCCTGTCTTTAATGAGAATCTTCGTCTAAACGTTAGAACAGTTGATTCTGCTGTCAAATGTGAAATCTGGATGCTGAGCAGGGTGAAGAATTATCTTGAAGATCAGTTACTTGGCTTTGCTTTGGTGCCTTTGTCAGAAGTGCTGATGAAAGATGGTAAACTAGAGAAAGAGTTCTCTCTTTCCTCAACTGATCTATTCCATTCACCAGCTGGTTTTGTGCAGTTGTCTCTTGCATACACTGGCACTTCGCCTGATGTTATTGCAATTTCTGCAATGCCTAATGAGTTGGCTGCAAATGGCACTGACAAGGACTCTGAAACTTGTGAATCACTGGTCAGAGACTTAGACAAGATTGAATTCCCGGATCCaaaaattgtaaatgaagaCCACTTGATGGTTTCAGAATACTTCGGTATTCCTTGTGAGGAGAGTCAGTGTTCTGGTAGCTTGACCACTAATGATACTGAAAATCTGAGTTCTGAAGCAGGTGTTCAGCTTGTGGAGAGTTTCTCAGCATGCAGTGTTGAGTCTGCACAACCTCCTAAGGTTGGTTCTCCACCTACCAGTGTGTCAACAAATGGAGTTTCATCTCCTTCAGCGGCTGCAAGCTCAGACTCATCTgatcctcctcctcctcctcctcctcctgctgctgctgctgcttctAAGTCTCCAAATCAGGAACAAGTTTCGGCCAACAAAGAGAAAATTGGAGAGGTCAACAATGGTGAGACTGATTCCTCAAATGGGGTGCTGAATGAGTCATTCCCTAAGCCTGTTGTGACTGTTAACATCGAGCCTGAGTCAAATGTGGTGCAGCAGGACATAGTAGACATGTATATGAAAAGCATGCAGCAGTTCACAGAGTCATTGGCGAAAATGAAGCTTCCTATGGACTTTGAAAGTGGACCTACCAGTTCAGGAAACTCAAGCTCCGAACAGAAGATACAGACACCAAAGAGCTCTAACTCCCGTGTGTTTTATGGCAGCAGGGCTTTCTTCTGAGCTTTTGGTGTGCTTTGGTTCatggaaacactttcaggtgacTTGGATtttagaatgaaaaagaaaaaaagaagaaagaaactgATATCAGTAGTGAAATGAAATAATGCACTGTCCAGTGAGATTCTCAGCTTGTGGACTTCTTGATCTGATATAGGCAACAGGGAATCTTAACTTTGTACTCTCATCACAGGCCTGGTTGGTCCTATCTTAACTGCTACatgaactttttctttttctgtctcagtcttcattttcttgtgtttcttttttattttgatgtcaACGTTTGTGAAAGCGGATTCATGTATCATCAAAAGGTTCATTCTGTGTATAATCACGAGTGGTAACATATCATGGTCCCACGTTTCACATGGCCAATACTAAAGTTGATGGGGGGGCCAAATCATCTATGATTCTGCTTTCTTCTATTTCATAGGAACAAGATTACCGTACAGAATCATCATCGATCTGTTTCTCTTTTTCATAAATACACATCCTTTGTATCCAAGCTCAACAGCTTTGGATTCTTGGAATGATGGTGTTTGTTAACGAAAAGTAAATACTCCAGAAAAGTAACAACAGTGTAATGAAAAATGTAATAATGGTAAgtgttatgaaaaatattataggaTGTGACTATTAGATAAAGAGAAACCTAAAATAACAGATATAATCACTTGATTAATATTAAGAAACTGGTGAAGATAAAAACTGATTCAATACTTGTACAGAAGTTGGGACCAAGCTAGGCTTTGAATTTGAAACCCTTAGTAACCAAAGAAATGTTGGTGAGAAAATGTGTGAACATCTCTTTGTAGTTCTAAATGTCCAACTCATTCAATCAGGTATCTTGAAAACTACAATTCAAAACTCAATTCAATGtgaaattctaatttatataacaaatagttttaatatactaatatcttaatatatatatatatatatatatatatatatatatatatatatatatatatatattaataaatctAAATACTTAAAAGATTAATCTTTGACAATCAGTGAGAGATGatcctcttaattttttttttcaccactTTTCATAGTTTAAAGCTTtaggaaaatgaagaaaaaataaaaaatgaaaagtagcAATTTATCACTGCTGCTGCTATCCCTCATACGTTTACAAAACGTTTTCAAGATTGTGATATCCTTCGTTACGTATCACTTGTTTGTTGTTCATCGATAAGATATTTTCTATCTGTCAAATTGTCAAATTGGTACAGTCACAACTTTACAGAGAAAGTGGCAcataaaagttaaagtttgatGAGCTTCTATTTCAACTTTACCTTGTTTTCATTAGACAATTTGGTTTTAGTTTATCTTATAATTATAGTCTACAATAGGTTTGATTTGAGAATAGTGCTTCAACAATTATGGCGTGTGGATGGGGACCATGTTGTAACAGTTCATTTGTGGCATGAACCATGAAATTTGATTGCTTGCAAAGTGATGTGAGCATTGGTATCATAAGAAGTGTGGAAGGAACAAACACATGGCCACAATCCCATAGTGAAAACATTTGCTGTCAAAGACAGACACAGATATAAAAAGTTTACTGGAACAACTCTCATTGTACAGCCCAACTTGGAATATGAAAATGTTGCTTCTTTTGAGTCTCACATTTTAGGGTTATGGCCCAAGCTAATTCAatgtcaataaaaaatttaataagaagaaccttaaatatatttttagtcttttatatttaaacatgaaattaaaatttatttgtgtctcaatttttaatatgttttaatttttaaactttaaaaataatggatataatttttttaacctaaaGATGTTGATTTTTTGAATGTGCTAAACAGTGTTACAGACGGACACTTGAACCAATATATGTACAAAtggtataaataattcaaaaggaTGTGACAAACaaactatatttattcatttttaaagtttaaagactaaaatgaattaaaatttaaaatagggacgaattttaatttcgcatcaagaaattaaaaacatatttaaccataaaaaaatataaaaataaataatttaggttttattataaattcacCAAGACCATGATCATATCATGTATGTTAAGTTTAtctacttttatataatattctaCCTATAATGAATTGAAAGTGgtatatatcaataattaagTTGAAACAAACAAACGAATCTGAATGTAcctatttaaattttctataaactagtaaaaagatgTTTAAgttctttaaagaaaatattggaGTTGACAATAGCctctaaagataaaaaaaaataagtcatTAACTTAGGCcttgaaaaaaatgatttgatgaaaattttatctgcaaaattataaaataaaaataataataatatatttcagAGACTAATATGATTGTTAAACAACCATAATGGTGTTTCACATTCACTATTCTGAAAATGGTGTTGGTGATGGTGACATCCTTTTGCTTTTAGTATCTTTAAATGCAAAATTGTAAGTGGTTCTGAGAACTCATTTAATGGTATatcttaagtaaaaaaattaaaaacatccTATGTTGAACTGTAAAAGTGAAGTAGTTGAAGTGTTGAACAACCTTCTAGTTTTCTTTGAAACTAGTTTCAACAACTTCATGTTTGGGTTTAAATATCTTACGTGCAAGTTTAGGTTTAAGATTCGCAGTAAATGTTGAACTGTGGATTTgatattaagtttttattataagtatgctctggagattaaataaataaataaataaagaccATTTAACTTATAAAACTTAACACATTATCACCATAACAGATTGCCTATATTTCATTGCTAATCAAGGAATTTAGAATCAAGAGAAATCAAGTAAAAACATGCATTTAAATTATAccaattttatgatataaaagttcaaaagtgtctcaaaatgaaaaatcaaaaaCATGTCCCATGTTAACCCAAGTTTGAAATGAGTCTTGTATCTCACATTTAAATATCTCAAACATCCTAATCATGGAGTCTCATTCAttcgaatttgaattttctacCGTATTTTTTTCTGTATTGATCATCTGCTGTGATTTTGAAATACACAGATGGACACACTTAtttcaatgttttaaaatatattaatttttttttaaagtaacaaTATCAGTGTATTTTGAAAACTCAGAGAACAActcaaaaacaataaaaaaacaatcaatAGAGAATCTAGATTCCGTTCATTCATGCTTTGCTTTCCGGTTCAAATATCCAAGGATGTCTAAAACCCAACATTACCACAAGCTATTGTCTTCAGATTAAAGATTCCACCATATTTCTACAACCACAATCTTCAACATAATTGAGGCATGTGCATTTGTATGGATTAGCATGTGACACAACAGTCTAAAATCTCCAAGACAGGCTTGCATGGCCTGGACTAAACatgatattttaaacaaatattgcACTAATTATTGCTCATATCCAAGTTAATGCAAGCTGTTTAATAGCTACAAGCACACACAATTATGTGTGTCTGTGTAGAGAGAGAGGACCACACTGTAATGGGATTTTTTCAGGGGAAAACTGAAAGTGATACAAGACAAATCCTGATCCATATAAGGATAAGAGTTAGCATGGCCACACACAAATTCTATCCAAGATCCAAATCTGAATTGCTATTATTAGGAAGGAACAGCAAGAAAGAAACAACCAAAAAACTAGAAGTTACCATTTACTATTGCCAAACATATGTCAGAAAAGAATCTTGAACAAGGCACCCTTTTTTCAACCAAACAATTTTGATCCATAAATGAATGCTataacatgctcaatgctttcACCACAAAAAGTTACAGAAACCAAAACAGAACAAGAAAGTAACTGTTatagaaagaacaataagacaGGTATGAAGTTGTATAACAAAAgtctaagaaaaaataatatctgTCCAGTAACTAATTATTTGATGGGGGATCCAAGATGGGTGCCCCTCTAATGTATCAAACCTGATAAATCAAACTGAACTGAACTTCACTTACAATTTGATCAGAAACGTGTCCCATGAAAAAGATGGTGACAAGAACAAACAGCTTTGCCAAGCATTACAGTGgcagaaaaaattcaaaaattaataaactatcATTAAGCATACTAACGATGGTGCACCTCTCCAGCATTGCACTATCAAACTACTGGAACCAATCTTCCTGAGTATATCCCGCAATCTGATGTTACACCTCAATCAAATTCCATGAAAGGAATCCTAGCCttgaaaaataaagacaaaacaaaaatccCAAACCTTACACAAAATCATCCCTTGTCACTGATTTAGCTTCTGTATGGTTTCACAATTCCTCCTTTTCTTTAACCAGTTTTCCTTCATCTAATGTTACCATAACATATCCAATTAACATATCTCCTACGCAGCAATTCCTGAAACAAGTAGGCatcaacaaaagaaaatcaGTACCAAATGAACTTGAACCGGAACAGGTGAAAAATGCAATGGAGATGCTCAAATGCCAACACGAGAAAGTATAATCAGAACTCATTTTCCATAAGAATCAAAGGTGTGCAATCTACATTTGCTACAGTTAGAACCTGTCAAATACCAATTCTTGAGAAAATAATCATACACAAAATTACCGAGAGTGAGTAATCTATGCCTACATCTCTAGCATCTTGCAAGTTTGTATAACTTCCCATGAAACATCAAATTTCAATATCTTTAAATGGCAGTAATCAAGAAACATTAGTACATCAAGCTAAGGGCATGCTTGGTTTGAGAATATTTGATTCTCTTCACTAAAAACAACAGGAAACATCATGCTTTTACTTATTCCcgttttttcaaatatttgcaCTTCTCGGTTGTTTTGTTTTCACTACTTCCTACATAAATCaatgaaaacagaaaataaagtGACATTTTAGTAATCACTTATGAAAATAAGAAAGGAGAACATAAAATGTTTTCTCAAACAAACCAAATGGGCCATTTATACCTTTAGACTTCGGTAAGAATGCACAAGAACAATATAGAGAATTCAGGAATAAAGGAACCATGTCAAGAAAGTGAAGAACCTAGAGTATTTGGTTATAATTAAAAGAAGACATAAATAATGCTTCCATATTATCTTTATCTACATCACAATTACAAGGTTGATGGTCGTACGCTTAAAAACAAATGTAACACAGAACATTAAAAGTAAACAAATTTGGTTATCGACTTCCTTTGGTGAAATTCCTATTCTGAAATATAGAagtcaaaaacacacaaacagaaaTAAACAACGACAGTGTATATAAACTATGACTTAATTCTCTTCAGGAGTCAAGAATGTAGCCAAAGATCGTACCTCTATTAGTTTGTCTACTTATTACATTGTAGTTTCCAATAAAACCTTCAGAACTCTTTACTGGATCATCTGAAGCTATACCTCCAAGTCCACCATAACCAAACGAACCAGAAGCATCTATTTCAGAAGCAGCAGATTGCCAAGTTGAGTCACTGTAAACTGAACCACTGCGGTACAAGTCCCCATAAGATCCTTCATAACCACCGGTTGGTGCAGTAAATGTTGAGGATTGAGGCACACTTGGAC from Vigna unguiculata cultivar IT97K-499-35 chromosome 8, ASM411807v1, whole genome shotgun sequence encodes:
- the LOC114194187 gene encoding uncharacterized protein LOC114194187 — translated: MESPQSVVSPFKNSVLGEAEMYKSDIYTQSSGPFSKDIEVNGKEAIRSNSEDFIGAVDVYIHQARDIHNICIYHKQDVYAKISLTSNPENTVSTKTINGGGRNPVFNENLRLNVRTVDSAVKCEIWMLSRVKNYLEDQLLGFALVPLSEVLMKDGKLEKEFSLSSTDLFHSPAGFVQLSLAYTGTSPDVIAISAMPNELAANGTDKDSETCESLVRDLDKIEFPDPKIVNEDHLMVSEYFGIPCEESQCSGSLTTNDTENLSSEAGVQLVESFSACSVESAQPPKVGSPPTSVSTNGVSSPSAAASSDSSDPPPPPPPPAAAAASKSPNQEQVSANKEKIGEVNNGETDSSNGVLNESFPKPVVTVNIEPESNVVQQDIVDMYMKSMQQFTESLAKMKLPMDFESGPTSSGNSSSEQKIQTPKSSNSRVFYGSRAFF